Proteins encoded in a region of the Nicotiana tomentosiformis chromosome 9, ASM39032v3, whole genome shotgun sequence genome:
- the LOC104097966 gene encoding protein ECERIFERUM 26-like, translating to MVSSKSEAGLIYNIKFSSVGPANVTGQDVVYEPSNIDLAMKLHYLRGIYYFNSQAFQDVTIYKVKEPIFSWFSHFYMTAGRFRRAESGRPYIKCNDCGARFIEAQCDKTLEEWLEMKDASLEKLLVSNQVLGPELTFSPPILIQHTKFKCGGIALGLSWAHVLGDVFSATEFINFLGKVVGGFQPARPNNLAHLLTKANPTQTLQKIVEDPLSIKRVGPVEDHWIANNSCKMESFSFYITASKLGHLQSRTEIQGPFESLCAIIWQSISRIRDGPEPKVVTICKKSEEKKEGPVGNNQFIGVVKVDHSIREANPSELARLIKNEIIDERLKIDEAIEKDHGVSDVVVYGANLTFVNVEGADLYGFDWEGHKPTNVSYLVDGVGDAGAVVVLPAGPNDSSKDGDEGRVVTMTLPEDEIMKLKYELNKEWSIA from the exons ATGGTGTCTTCAAAATCAGAAGCTGGTCTAATTTACAACATCAAGTTTTCCTCAGTTGGACCAGCAAATGTAACAGGACAAGATGTAGTTTATGAGCCAAGTAATATTGATTTAGCCATGAAATTACACTACTTGAGAGGGATTTATTACTTTAATAGCCAAGCGTTTCAAGATGTAACCATATATAAAGTTAAGGAGCCAATATTTTCATGGTTTAGCCATTTTTATATGACAGCTGGTAGGTTTAGGAGAGCAGAATCTGGGAGGCCATATATAAAATGCAATGACTGTGGAGCTAGGTTTATTGAAGCACAATGTGATAAGACTTTGGAAGAATGGCTAGAAATGAAAGATGCTTCTCTTGAGAAATTACTTGTTTCTAATCAAGTTCTTGGTCCTGAGTTGACTTTCTCCCCTCCAATCCTCATACAG CATACAAAATTCAAATGTGGAGGAATTGCATTGGGCTTAAGTTGGGCCCATGTACTCGGAGATGTATTCTCAGCCACTGAATTTATTAACTTTTTGGGGAAAGTAGTTGGTGGATTCCAACCAGCCCGGCCCAATAACTTGGCCCATTTATTGACAAAAGCAAACCCAACCCAAACCCTGCAAAAGATCGTGGAGGATCCACTTTCAATAAAACGGGTCGGACCAGTTGAAGATCATTGGATTGCCAACAATAGTTGCAAAATGGAGTCCTTTTCATTCTATATTACTGCCTCCAAATTGGGCCACTTGCAATCAAGAACAGAAATTCAAGGCCCATTTGAATCATTATGTGCTATTATTTGGCAGTCCATTTCTAGAATTAGAGATGGGCCTGAGCCCAAAGTTGTGACCATTTGTAAAAAGAGTGAGGAAAAGAAAGAAGGCCCCGTAGGAAACAATCAATTCATTGGTGTGGTAAAGGTTGATCACTCAATTAGAGAAGCTAATCCTAGTGAATTAGCAAGGTTAATTAAAAATGAGATTATCGACGAGCGATTAAAGATCGATGAAGCCATCGAAAAAGATCATGGAGTATCGGACGTGGTTGTTTACGGAGCAAATTTGACTTTCGTGAACGTGGAAGGTGCTGATCTCTATGGATTTGACTGGGAGGGACACAAACCGACGAATGTAAGTTACCTAGTCGATGGAGTTGGCGATGCAGGAGCCGTCGTGGTGCTTCCGGCCGGGCCAAATGATTCTAGCAAGGATGGTGATGAAGGAAGGGTTGTGACCATGACTTTGCCTGAGGATGAGATAATGAAGTTGAAATATGAGCTAAACAAGGAATGGTCTATTGCTTGA
- the LOC104097968 gene encoding uncharacterized protein, which produces MDSFLLYKERYCMGNQDYSVFMDCAAKTMFEQIGLTEADVAAMSNYSIKKVYGLCRGEFQKIPWRRLICNNAGLPKWLFILLLALQRRLQIKERIACWANIKDMECVLCSKENEDIDHILFEREYAKQVWSKLLFWQGIHRDVSNWQHKVTWAMENAKGKNAEQELYRMTLAGGVYHLW; this is translated from the coding sequence ATGGATTCATTCCTACTATACAAAGAGAGGTACTGTATGGGGAACCAAGACTACTCAGTCTTCATGGATTGTGCAGCAAAGACAATGTTTGAGCAGATAGGATTGACTGAGGCAGATGTGGCAGCAATGAGCAACTACTCAATAAAGAAAGTATATGGACTCTGTCGTGGAGAATTTCAGAAAATCCCATGGCGAAGATTGATATGCAATAATGCAGGATTACCTAAATGGCTATTCATCCTATTATTGGCACTACAAAGGAGATTACAAATAAAGGAGAGGATTGCATGTTGGGCAAATATTAAAGACATGGAATGTGTTCTGTGCTCGAAGGAGAATGAAGATATAGATCACATACTGTTTGAACGTGAATATGCCAAACAAGTGTGGTCCAAGTTATTATTCTGGCAAGGAATTCACAGGGATGTGAGTAATTGGCAGCATAAAGTAACATGGGCAATGGAAAATGCAAAAGGGAAAAATGCTGAACAGGAATTGTATCGGATGACACTAGCTGGGGGAGTATATCATCTGTGGTAA
- the LOC104097967 gene encoding uncharacterized protein has translation MKIIASNVRGVNKVYKQKEVKKFITNNDVGLIAILNNRVKEENASRVINKITTNWRWCANYSHSSKGRIWIVWDPNSVEFEISGMSVQAIHGTISISQLQIKITMSAVYGMHTIETRKDIWEELRSVNNSVQGPWLAIRYFNAITDMDDRQFGNPVQENEIRDFNDFLQSSGMAELRIVGRRYTWPNGQICSRIDSALVNVEWLLTIVVTEVVILNPEISDHTPLSIQLKEAVKRSPKPFRFLNCLAEHKDFPSVVANVWCRPTGKNHMEDIWWKLKVLKTDLKQLNQREFRNVEENIELYRQKLHDIQTQMGSHNHPNVLFVEEKELKLELEK, from the coding sequence ATGAAAATCATAGCATCGAATGTGAGGGGTGTAAATAAAGTATACAAgcaaaaagaagtaaagaagtTTATTACAAATAATGATGTAGGATTGATAGCAATACTGAATAATAGAGTCAAGGAGGAGAATGCAAGTAGAGTGATCAACAAGATTACAACAAATTGGAGATGGTGTGCAAACTACTCACATAGTTCTAAAGGGAGAATATGGATTGTTTGGGACCCAAATAGCGTAGAATTTGAAATATCTGGTATGAGTGTTCAAGCCATCCATGGTACAATTAGTATCTCTCAGTTGCAAATAAAAATTACTATGTCAGCAGTGTATGGAATGCATACTATTGAAACAAGGAAGGACATATGGGAGGAACTGAGAAGTGTCAACAACTCTGTTCAAGGACCATGGCTAGCTATTAGATATTTTAATGCAATAACTGACATGGATGATAGACAATTTGGTAATCCAGTTCAGGAAAATGAGATCAGAGATTTTAATGATTTTTTACAGTCAAGTGGCATGGCTGAATTACGTATAGTGGGTAGAAGATATACATGGCCAAATGGGCAAATTTGTAGCAGGATAGATAGTGCTCTAGTAAATGTTGAATGGTTGTTAACAATTGTTGTTACAGAGGTGGTGATATTAAATCCTGAGATTTCTGATCATACACCACTAAGTATTCAACTCAAGGAAGCTGTGAAGAGGAGTCCAAAGCCTTTCAGATTTCTTAACTGTTTAGCGGAGCACAAAGATTTCCCAAGTGTGGTGGCTAATGTATGGTGCAGGCCAACTGGTAAAAATCACATGGAGGATATATGGTGGAAGCTCAAAGTGTTGAAGACAGATTTGAAGCAGTTAAACCAAAGAGAATTCAGGAATGTAGAGGAGAATATTGAGCTATATCGACAGAAGCTACATGATATTCAAACACAAATGGGAAGCCACAATCATCCAAATGTGTTGTTTGTAGAAGAAAAGGAATTAAAGCTAGAATTAGAGAAATGA
- the LOC104097965 gene encoding chaperone protein dnaJ 20, chloroplastic-like, with translation MYLRTPIDPNPKVFFPSNPQFLKTQIGSLKVHSKLNNVIEISEPKSFYELLGIQETESFSEIKQAYKQLARKYHPDVSPPGRVEEYTQRFIRVQEAYETLSDPKLKAMYDKDMSKGLHFAFSFSARRRYQNDESKADKGEWKNCWQSQLSELKRRNMHKDSGNNMSWGARMRRQRNETSL, from the exons ATGTATCTAAGAACCCCAATAGACCCAAATCCTAAGGTATTTTTCCCATCAAATCCACAATTTCTAAAAACCCAAATTGGTTCTTTAAAAGTGCATTCAAAGCTAAACAATGTGATTGAAATTTCTGAGCCCAAAAGCTTTTATGAACTTTTGGGTATTCAAGAAACTGAATCTTTTTCCGAAATTAAACAAGCGTACAAGCAGTTAGCTAGAAAGTACCACCCAGATGTTTCACCTCCGGGTCGGGTCGAAGAATATACCCAAAGGTTTATTCGGGTTCAAGAAGCTTATGAAACATTATCGGATCCTAAGTTAAAGGCTATGTATGATAAAGACATGTCTAAAGGCCTTCACTTTGCTTTCTCATTCTCTGCTCGTAGGAGGTACCAGAATGATGAG TCAAAGGCGGACAAAGGTGAATGGAAAAATTGTTGGCAATCTCAGTTATCAGAGTTAAAGAGAAGAAACATGCATAAGGATTCTGGTAACAATATGTCTTGGGGTGCACGTATGCGCAGACAAAGGAATGAAACATCATTATAA